Proteins from one Chroococcidiopsis sp. CCMEE 29 genomic window:
- a CDS encoding NAD-dependent epimerase/dehydratase family protein: MKALVTGANGFTGSHLVQALEQRGDRVVGLVRKSSNLARLANCNLQLIYGDITDRDALQSAMNEVDTVFHTAAYVELGLVNEAEMERVNVQGTRSVLEVAQTVGVSKVVYCSTIGVFGDTQGKVIDETFKRTQANFSSAYDRTKYQAQQLVDQFASQGLPVVSIMPSGIFGADDPHFGPVMQQFLKGRLKLWAGGDRITGIVHVDDLAAAMLLAAEKGKPGEHYIISAGDLTTREMFELLSQETGIPVPREAPKPLVRLAGNLLDPIGRIFKWQPPLSRERVHYVYDRCVRVDATKALQELGWQPRSVSETLRELAKLNSGN, from the coding sequence ATGAAGGCGCTAGTGACTGGAGCAAACGGATTTACAGGTTCTCATCTAGTGCAGGCTTTGGAACAACGAGGCGATCGCGTTGTTGGTCTAGTACGTAAATCCAGCAATCTAGCGCGTCTTGCTAATTGTAATTTACAACTAATTTACGGCGACATTACCGACCGAGATGCACTGCAATCGGCAATGAATGAGGTAGACACGGTTTTTCATACCGCCGCTTATGTAGAGCTAGGACTAGTCAATGAGGCAGAAATGGAGCGGGTGAATGTGCAAGGCACCCGCTCTGTGTTGGAAGTCGCCCAAACAGTTGGCGTGTCTAAAGTGGTATATTGCAGCACGATTGGCGTGTTTGGCGATACGCAGGGCAAAGTCATCGACGAAACTTTTAAACGGACACAGGCAAACTTTTCTTCTGCCTACGATCGCACCAAATACCAAGCCCAACAATTAGTCGATCAGTTTGCCTCCCAAGGTCTTCCTGTAGTTAGTATCATGCCTTCTGGGATCTTTGGTGCTGACGATCCGCACTTTGGTCCAGTGATGCAGCAGTTTCTTAAAGGGCGGTTGAAGTTGTGGGCGGGTGGCGATCGCATTACTGGCATCGTTCATGTAGATGACTTAGCAGCTGCTATGCTCCTGGCGGCAGAAAAAGGTAAACCAGGAGAGCATTACATCATTTCTGCTGGTGACTTGACCACGCGTGAAATGTTCGAACTTCTCTCCCAAGAAACAGGTATTCCCGTCCCCCGCGAAGCTCCTAAACCCCTAGTTAGGCTCGCCGGGAACTTGCTAGATCCCATCGGACGTATTTTCAAATGGCAGCCACCGCTGAGCCGGGAGCGCGTTCATTATGTTTATGATCGGTGTGTCCGGGTGGATGCTACCAAAGCCCTTCAGGAACTCGGTTGGCAACCTCGATCCGTATCAGAAACGCTGCGAGAGCTCGCCAAGTTAAATTCCGGTAACTAG
- a CDS encoding aminotransferase class I/II-fold pyridoxal phosphate-dependent enzyme: MQIVKEYVQRWYESGLDPDEYICHQKQGNLIEIEEAATGERQTVLTFCTNDVLGLVHDQAVKQAAIDAILQYGTSNSSCSVLSGRIPLHQQLEDEISAFKHLPYTQLFLNAWMAMQALMDAFCHLAIPVPGFQNTRETLILTDVLNHGCIVSAIVNAGTRSGRVFGNSPRVRVKAYRHCDTNDLARKLYRYARPDDRILVVSDAVFSMDGDIAPLPDMLNVLHNYEGSVLVMDEAHASGAIGATGRGIYEHFGILPQQAIEQGVVPLIMTTFSKFAASAGAAISSHVAELKPLLNVSPTSIGTISLPPPISAAALESIRQVRQRPELIQTLQENTHYLRSRLIEHDFDAIGETNVVPVILPSDINPKMFARHLMQDYGMWVSPIWYIAKPRLRLTVNALHTQEEMDRLIAGMVATRNLLYKPMISA, from the coding sequence GTGCAAATTGTCAAAGAGTATGTTCAGCGCTGGTACGAAAGTGGGCTAGATCCCGACGAATATATTTGTCATCAAAAGCAGGGTAATTTAATTGAAATTGAAGAAGCAGCTACGGGTGAACGACAAACCGTTCTCACATTCTGCACCAATGATGTCTTGGGGCTAGTTCACGATCAAGCCGTTAAGCAAGCAGCAATTGATGCCATTTTGCAGTACGGCACGTCTAACAGTTCCTGCTCAGTTTTAAGCGGTAGAATTCCACTGCATCAACAGCTAGAGGACGAAATTTCAGCTTTTAAGCATCTGCCCTACACGCAGCTGTTTCTGAATGCCTGGATGGCAATGCAAGCCTTGATGGATGCCTTCTGTCACTTAGCGATTCCCGTGCCAGGATTTCAGAATACGCGAGAGACTTTGATTCTCACAGATGTGCTGAATCATGGCTGTATTGTTTCAGCCATTGTCAATGCTGGCACCCGTTCTGGTCGAGTGTTTGGCAATAGTCCCCGCGTTCGAGTTAAGGCTTACCGCCACTGCGATACAAATGATTTAGCTCGGAAGCTATATCGCTATGCCAGACCTGACGATCGCATTCTGGTTGTCTCGGATGCGGTCTTCTCGATGGATGGTGATATTGCGCCCCTGCCAGATATGCTGAATGTTCTGCATAATTACGAAGGCAGCGTGCTGGTGATGGATGAAGCTCATGCCAGCGGCGCGATTGGCGCAACGGGAAGAGGGATCTACGAACATTTTGGCATTCTGCCTCAACAAGCAATTGAGCAGGGAGTTGTGCCACTGATTATGACGACTTTCTCTAAGTTCGCTGCCTCAGCAGGAGCAGCAATCAGTAGCCATGTGGCAGAACTAAAACCACTACTCAATGTTTCTCCTACCTCAATTGGCACAATTTCTTTGCCGCCACCAATCTCTGCTGCTGCTTTAGAGAGCATCCGACAAGTTCGCCAACGACCTGAATTAATCCAAACTCTTCAGGAAAATACCCATTACTTGCGATCGCGTTTAATTGAGCATGATTTTGATGCCATCGGTGAAACTAACGTTGTCCCGGTGATTTTACCGTCAGATATCAACCCGAAAATGTTTGCTAGACATCTCATGCAAGACTACGGGATGTGGGTGTCTCCAATTTGGTATATTGCCAAACCCCGGCTGCGACTTACGGTTAACGCCCTTCATACTCAGGAGGAGATGGATCGTTTGATTGCAGGGATGGTAGCAACTCGGAATCTGTTGTATAAACCAATGATTAGTGCTTAG
- a CDS encoding aromatic ring-hydroxylating dioxygenase subunit alpha, protein MELATTLTSQTVQNAVREVGINPNYWYPVSWASQLKPGEVMPVTIWQQAIAVYRDPNSQLHALEDACPHKGVALHKGQVQGAKLLCAYHGWEFNGEGNCVGIPYLPENQKLPCAQVRSYPVQEKYSIIWVFPGDSSLADSCQPPHIPEFDDPDCLIVPIPAHFQAHFSICNENTMDVFHGFLHKNLQGWFDPVLINLRTTETSVCADYKVSYKGPLTQLLGFSDRGDQVTTRTVSVYYHYPHYHSSLEGVSSLYLMRLPVGPTETKSFSLLFLRVNLPNWIIQPFKPLLAKFILHVLFLKFLHQDIEMVESEQRTYLANPQRRYVEINPAIIALQRLIVRQYEQFMQKSSQMGSQRNLDLEKSISCSEAIASNEGSGEECTQQSAVGSS, encoded by the coding sequence ATGGAACTGGCTACGACCTTAACAAGTCAGACAGTTCAGAATGCTGTCCGCGAGGTAGGCATCAACCCTAATTACTGGTATCCAGTTAGTTGGGCAAGCCAGCTTAAGCCGGGTGAGGTCATGCCCGTGACGATTTGGCAGCAGGCGATCGCCGTTTACCGCGATCCCAATAGTCAGCTTCATGCCTTAGAAGATGCTTGTCCCCACAAAGGAGTTGCACTGCACAAGGGTCAAGTCCAAGGTGCTAAACTCTTATGTGCCTATCATGGTTGGGAATTTAATGGTGAAGGGAACTGCGTTGGTATTCCGTACCTGCCTGAAAACCAGAAACTTCCCTGTGCCCAAGTCCGCAGCTACCCTGTCCAAGAAAAATACAGTATCATCTGGGTTTTCCCGGGTGATTCTAGCTTGGCAGATAGCTGTCAGCCGCCGCATATTCCAGAGTTTGACGATCCTGATTGCTTGATCGTGCCGATTCCAGCACATTTTCAAGCTCATTTCTCTATCTGCAATGAAAACACCATGGATGTATTTCATGGGTTTTTGCACAAAAACTTGCAAGGCTGGTTCGATCCGGTACTCATTAACTTGCGGACAACGGAAACATCCGTCTGCGCTGACTATAAAGTCTCCTACAAAGGTCCGCTTACCCAGCTTTTAGGATTCAGTGACAGGGGCGATCAAGTGACTACTCGTACAGTTTCAGTCTATTACCACTACCCTCACTATCACAGCTCACTTGAGGGAGTCTCGTCTCTATACCTGATGCGACTCCCCGTGGGACCAACCGAAACAAAATCATTTTCCTTGTTATTTCTTAGAGTTAATTTACCTAACTGGATAATCCAGCCGTTCAAGCCGCTATTAGCAAAGTTTATCCTGCACGTTTTGTTTCTGAAATTTCTGCACCAAGATATTGAAATGGTCGAGAGTGAGCAGCGAACTTATCTTGCTAACCCCCAGCGGCGTTATGTCGAAATCAATCCTGCCATCATTGCTCTTCAGCGGCTAATTGTCCGGCAGTATGAGCAATTTATGCAAAAATCTAGTCAAATGGGCTCCCAACGGAACCTAGATTTAGAAAAGTCTATCTCTTGTTCTGAGGCGATCGCCTCCAACGAAGGCAGTGGAGAAGAATGCACTCAGCAGTCGGCAGTGGGGAGTAGCTAG